In Cedecea neteri, a single genomic region encodes these proteins:
- a CDS encoding YnfC family lipoprotein translates to MKKIITLGALVLSLVGCDNSTSPQAYTPEMASFSNEFDFDPMRGPVKDFSQTLMNEKGQVLKRVSGTLSEEGCFDTLEFHDLENNSGASLTLDANYYVDAVSQEKRVRLQGKCQLAELPAAGISYDTDDNDFVTAAKGKDVLVTYKYDSEGYPLGKITKSKDSELAIVAKAGVDKKKKLDYSATTSLNGKIIGVAKQSCDYDSHFNSLSCDLEMTDDSVTPPKVDRYTIKNTVEYY, encoded by the coding sequence GTGAAGAAAATCATTACCCTCGGTGCGCTGGTTTTGAGCCTTGTAGGCTGCGATAACTCGACGTCGCCGCAGGCGTACACGCCGGAAATGGCCAGTTTTTCTAACGAATTTGATTTCGACCCGATGCGCGGTCCGGTAAAGGATTTTAGCCAGACCCTAATGAACGAAAAAGGCCAGGTTTTGAAAAGGGTCAGCGGTACGCTGTCGGAAGAAGGCTGCTTCGACACGCTGGAATTTCACGATCTGGAGAACAACAGCGGGGCATCGCTGACGCTCGATGCAAACTACTATGTTGACGCGGTCAGCCAGGAAAAACGCGTTCGGCTGCAGGGGAAATGCCAGCTGGCTGAATTGCCTGCCGCGGGTATCAGCTACGACACCGACGACAACGACTTTGTGACCGCCGCCAAAGGCAAAGATGTGCTGGTCACCTATAAGTACGACAGCGAAGGCTATCCGCTGGGGAAAATCACCAAATCGAAGGACAGCGAACTTGCCATCGTGGCGAAAGCGGGTGTCGATAAAAAGAAAAAGCTGGATTACAGCGCGACAACCAGCCTGAACGGTAAAATCATCGGGGTCGCAAAGCAAAGCTGTGATTATGACAGCCATTTCAACTCGCTGTCCTGCGATCTGGAAATGACGGATGATTCCGTCACGCCGCCAAAGGTGGACCGTTACACCATTAAAAATACGGTGGAGTATTATTGA
- the dmsD gene encoding Tat proofreading chaperone DmsD has product MLSEQQRLSAIALSGRVLGALFYHAPSHPDSTALMAMFAAPDWVSEWPFQTPTLAAVAPLMAAGQADKTTPVKEEFQRLFIGPYALPAPPWGSVYLDKENVLFGDSLLELRQWMRDQGFAPQTEQNEPEDHFGLMLMLAAWLADQGQRQPLDELLAWHLLPWADRYLSLFTENAANDFYTGLGELAKLTLSGWQNGMLMPVASKELHF; this is encoded by the coding sequence ATGCTCTCTGAACAACAACGCCTGTCGGCGATAGCCCTTAGCGGCCGGGTGCTCGGAGCCCTGTTTTATCATGCCCCCAGCCACCCGGACAGCACCGCGCTGATGGCGATGTTTGCGGCACCGGACTGGGTGAGCGAATGGCCGTTCCAGACCCCAACGCTGGCGGCAGTTGCGCCCCTGATGGCTGCGGGCCAGGCGGACAAGACCACGCCGGTAAAAGAAGAGTTCCAGCGCCTGTTTATCGGCCCTTATGCGCTTCCGGCCCCGCCGTGGGGCTCCGTATACCTCGACAAAGAAAACGTGCTGTTTGGCGACTCGCTGCTTGAGCTTCGCCAGTGGATGCGCGACCAGGGTTTTGCCCCGCAGACGGAACAAAACGAGCCTGAAGATCATTTTGGCTTAATGCTGATGCTGGCGGCCTGGCTGGCCGACCAGGGGCAGCGGCAGCCACTGGATGAGCTGCTGGCCTGGCATCTGCTGCCCTGGGCCGATCGTTATCTGAGTCTGTTTACCGAAAATGCGGCGAATGATTTCTATACTGGCCTGGGTGAGCTGGCAAAACTGACCCTCTCAGGCTGGCAAAACGGCATGTTGATGCCCGTTGCCAGTAAAGAACTCCATTTCTAA
- a CDS encoding DUF1161 domain-containing protein: MKRTVWLSTILLIAAAPALAAQGSCEKVKADIQQKIVNNGVPESGFSLTIVPNDQADKAGGQVVGHCANDTQKIVYTRIAGGAAPENEPQ, encoded by the coding sequence ATGAAACGTACCGTTTGGTTAAGCACGATACTGCTGATCGCTGCCGCCCCGGCGTTGGCCGCACAGGGCAGTTGCGAAAAAGTGAAAGCGGATATTCAGCAGAAAATTGTCAATAACGGCGTGCCTGAGTCAGGCTTCTCGCTCACTATTGTACCGAACGATCAGGCAGACAAAGCCGGCGGCCAGGTCGTCGGCCACTGTGCGAATGACACGCAAAAAATCGTTTATACCCGTATCGCGGGTGGCGCTGCGCCGGAAAATGAACCGCAATAA
- the ynfE gene encoding selenate/tellurate reductase subunit YnfE, with amino-acid sequence MSNLNHPGGISRRSLVKSSAIGGLALAAGGISLPFGMRSAAAAVADALSPENKDKVVWGACSVNCGSRCALRLHVRDEEVYWVETDNTGLDTYGDHQVRACLRGRSIRRRINHPERLNYPMKRVGKRGEGKFERISWDEALEIVSHSLKQTVEKYGNEAVYINYSSGVVGGNITRSSPYASLVARLMNCYGGFLSHYGTYSTAQIACAMPYTYGSNDGNSTSDIENSKLVVLFGNNPAETRMSGGGITYYLEQARERSNARMIVIDPRYTDTAAGREDEWIPIRPGTDAALVAGLAHVMISENLVDQPFLDKYCVGYDETTLPADAPRNGHYKAYILGDGDDGTEKTPQWASAITGIPADRIIKLAREIAGAKPAYIAQGWGPQRQANGELTSRAIAMLPILTGNVGINGGNSGARESTYTITIERMPVLENPIKTQISCFSWTDAITRGPEMTAKRDGVRGKEKLDVPIKFIWNYAGNTIINQHSDINKTHAILQDDKQCEMIVVIENFMTSSAKYADILLPDLMTVEQEDIIPNDYAGNMGYLIFIQPATAPKFERKPIYWMMSEVAKRLGDGVHQAFTEGRTQREWLQYLYAKMLAKDPALPAYEDLRAMGIYKRKDPAGHFVAYKKFREDPQANPLKTPSGKIEIYSSKLAGIAASWELEKDETISPLPVYASTFEGWDSPQRSEFPLQLFGFHYKSRTHSTYGNIDVLQAAARQEVWINPLDAKRRGIANGDKVSVFNGRGEVHIEAKVTPRIMPGVAAMGQGAWHDADMNGDRIDHGACINTLTTHRPSPLAKGNPQHTNLVEIKKI; translated from the coding sequence ATGTCGAACCTCAATCATCCAGGCGGGATTAGCCGCCGCAGCCTGGTAAAATCATCAGCCATTGGCGGCCTGGCCCTCGCCGCAGGCGGCATTTCGCTGCCTTTTGGTATGCGTAGCGCAGCCGCCGCGGTTGCCGACGCTCTGTCGCCGGAAAATAAAGACAAAGTTGTCTGGGGAGCCTGTTCGGTTAACTGCGGCAGCCGCTGCGCCCTGCGGCTGCACGTTCGCGACGAAGAGGTTTACTGGGTTGAAACGGACAATACCGGGCTGGACACCTATGGTGACCACCAGGTTCGCGCCTGTCTGCGCGGGCGCTCCATCCGCCGCAGGATCAACCACCCGGAACGTCTGAATTACCCGATGAAGCGCGTGGGCAAACGGGGTGAAGGTAAATTTGAACGCATCAGCTGGGACGAAGCGCTGGAGATTGTCAGCCACAGCCTGAAGCAGACCGTTGAAAAGTACGGCAACGAAGCAGTCTACATTAATTACTCGTCCGGCGTGGTTGGCGGGAATATCACCCGCTCTTCCCCTTACGCCTCGCTGGTCGCCCGGCTGATGAACTGCTACGGCGGTTTTCTGAGCCACTACGGCACCTACAGCACCGCCCAAATCGCCTGTGCCATGCCGTACACCTACGGCAGCAATGACGGCAACAGCACTTCGGATATCGAAAACAGCAAACTGGTCGTTCTGTTTGGCAATAATCCAGCAGAAACACGTATGAGCGGCGGCGGTATCACTTATTACCTTGAACAGGCTCGCGAACGCTCCAACGCCCGCATGATTGTTATCGACCCGCGCTACACCGATACGGCCGCAGGCCGGGAAGATGAATGGATCCCTATTCGCCCCGGAACGGATGCCGCGCTGGTGGCCGGGCTTGCCCACGTCATGATTAGCGAAAACCTGGTCGACCAGCCTTTCCTGGATAAATACTGCGTCGGCTATGACGAGACAACGCTGCCGGCCGATGCCCCGCGCAACGGCCACTACAAAGCCTATATTTTAGGTGATGGCGATGACGGGACAGAGAAAACGCCGCAGTGGGCCTCCGCGATAACCGGCATCCCGGCGGACAGAATCATCAAGCTGGCACGCGAAATTGCGGGTGCAAAACCGGCCTACATTGCCCAGGGCTGGGGGCCGCAACGCCAGGCTAACGGCGAGCTGACCTCACGCGCCATCGCCATGCTGCCGATTCTGACAGGCAACGTGGGGATTAACGGCGGCAACAGCGGCGCGCGTGAATCCACCTATACCATCACCATTGAACGTATGCCGGTGCTGGAAAACCCGATCAAAACCCAGATCTCCTGCTTCAGCTGGACGGACGCCATCACTCGCGGCCCCGAAATGACGGCCAAACGAGACGGCGTACGCGGAAAAGAGAAGCTGGATGTGCCGATCAAGTTCATCTGGAACTATGCCGGCAACACGATTATTAACCAGCATTCCGACATCAATAAAACCCACGCCATTTTGCAGGACGATAAGCAGTGCGAAATGATTGTGGTGATTGAGAACTTTATGACTTCGTCGGCGAAATACGCCGATATCCTGCTGCCTGACCTGATGACCGTCGAGCAGGAGGACATCATTCCTAACGATTACGCCGGTAATATGGGCTACCTGATTTTCATCCAGCCCGCCACCGCGCCTAAGTTTGAGCGCAAGCCTATCTACTGGATGATGAGCGAAGTGGCTAAACGCCTGGGCGACGGGGTGCATCAGGCCTTCACGGAAGGACGAACCCAGCGCGAGTGGCTGCAATATCTGTACGCGAAAATGCTGGCGAAAGATCCGGCGCTACCTGCCTATGAAGATTTGCGAGCGATGGGCATTTACAAGCGTAAAGATCCGGCTGGCCATTTTGTGGCTTACAAAAAATTCCGCGAAGATCCTCAGGCCAATCCGCTCAAAACGCCGTCCGGGAAAATTGAAATCTATTCCAGCAAGCTCGCCGGAATTGCCGCCAGCTGGGAGCTGGAAAAAGACGAAACCATCAGTCCGCTGCCGGTGTATGCCTCGACGTTTGAAGGCTGGGACTCTCCACAGCGCAGCGAGTTTCCTCTCCAGCTGTTTGGTTTCCACTACAAATCCAGAACGCACTCAACCTACGGCAACATTGACGTCCTGCAGGCCGCCGCGCGTCAGGAAGTCTGGATTAATCCGCTTGACGCTAAACGTCGCGGCATTGCCAACGGCGACAAAGTCAGCGTGTTTAACGGGCGCGGTGAAGTGCATATTGAAGCGAAAGTTACCCCTCGCATCATGCCTGGCGTTGCCGCGATGGGCCAGGGCGCCTGGCACGATGCCGACATGAACGGCGACCGCATTGACCACGGCGCCTGCATCAATACGCTAACCACGCACCGCCCTTCGCCGCTGGCAAAAGGCAACCCGCAGCATACCAATCTGGTTGAAATTAAGAAGATTTAA